TGTCCGGTGGTCACAATCAAGATGCTTTCAACCCACCAGTTTTTGTATCAATTTCCAGTCAATCTAATACGCTATGTAATAACAGCGttcatattattgtttttagaaataACGTCAGTCACCAGTACCGCAAACTCGAGCTAACGTTAAAAGAGCTAGGTAGCTTGAACTAGCCGTGTTTGCGTGTGGTAAGAAGATGACAAGTCGGACAAGCATGACcaataatctaatctaaaccAGTAACTTTAccgaataaaaaaaatgaatctggGTTTTATGTTGCGAGTTGGCTTCTGTCTTTTGTATATAACACCGCTTGTATCGCCACTACAGCTCGAGGTTAGCTCAAATCAGGCCGGTCATCCCCCCTGGAAAATCATTATTAGCCAGCTAACGCTGTTAGCGCAAAGTTAGCGGTGCTCACATGCGTTTTCGACGCGTTGGCGTGCTGCTGGTCTTTTCGTTTTCCCCTATTCGGCTTCTGTGAATTGCACTACCGCTACCGCCCCTTATTTTCCAAGATGGCGGATACACTCCCGGTTTCTTACGCTGCATCCAGTGCTCCTCGGATGGTCCATTTCCCCGTCTAGGGAAGTCGGATTTTTGCGTCTTCATGAATTGTAATGGTGGAATAATACGGGCGCTACACAGATGTTGTAATTTATTGCTCAGTTTGAACAACGTGTTGATAGCTGTTTGCAGTATTCATTTCAACTTTAGAACTTTATTTTAGTGCTTTTGTCCGAGACTTGTTGCTGGCTCAGCACACTccttaaaactattaaaatattgCTATACTAACCTTAGATACGTTTTCGAATTGATCTAAGTCACTATACATATCAGTAATTAAGGTTACAACCTAATACCTTATTACACATTATGTGAGCAACAAATTGTACTTAAACTCTTACCATTTACCCAACATTTACATCGTCTGCCATGTTACTGACGCCAACTCGGTCAGTCGTGTAGCAAAAAATTCTCCGACTTAACGTAGTATTACACTGTAGATTTCTTAAGTTTAACGTTACATTATTTAAGTCTTTAAAGACCTGTCCAGCATTTAACAAGTTAAGTTTACCCACCTTGGCTAAACAATCCTCTCCGGTGCTCCCATGAGCCTCCATTTTGTCAGCAAAATACATTATTAGTGAATTTCAAATACTTTTGTGTAACGTTAGGTGTATGTATAGTAAGTCGGTATGACAAATTTTTGCTATGAAATGATAACCCATGCTACAGGAAAGTGAACTATGACGAGTGTGTGGCTCGGTCAACGAAGGCACGGGGACGTTCTTTTGAAGGGTCTAATTGAACAAATTGACTTTATCTGGTTTCCTTGTGTGAAAAGGCTCATGAAAAGCTAATGGCCTGCTTTGCAGCTTTCTACCACCGCTAGCCAGCCCGTATTAGCTGTGTGATTTTTGCCTGACAGAATCCGCTGTATGAATCAAGAAAGCTAACGTTAAACCAGAATGTGTGAAAGTGCAGTGCACTTTTGCGAAACATAGTTTGGAACTCTCAATGGGGAAAGGCGGTGCATGTTGGAAGCTGCCTGGGCCCCaacatgtagctagctagccacGATGCTAACGTTGTTTGAGCCAGTAGAAATCCTTTGGAGTTTTCTTCATAAACGGTTTCGACGGTGCAGTTCTGGAGTTAAAGAGTGACTCCTTTTGTTCTGCAAAATGGTTGAAAGAATAAATGGGATTTAATACACGTGTTATGTGTTTGCACGTGTAAGCAACAGTGGTCACAAAAAGTGGAATTATTTATAACAGATTTCACAGCATTATGTTTGTCAGCTGTAGTGGGCCTTTGAGATTTCAGGACTCCCAGCCATTGTATAACAGTCAGCTGTGTGAAAACAGACCATGCACTTTTTGCATCTGTGGTGGGCttgatatattttctttatactGAGTACCAACTACTGTATTAATCAACTTAGCACAGTGTAAaggggtttttgttttttaactgacttattttattatgtatggGTACATTTGTTAGATGGCTAAGACAAATGGCATGcactttttgtttgaattattttgttaaattcgaaaattaaacagaaaaatccTCAGTAATTAACCATTAATGAATGATAACCTGGGCCCTTAGTCATGAACAGTGCAGCCCagttttataattaaaattcGTCATTCCTGTACTTACCATCCTGGCCAGTTTCAGAAGCTGTCCCTTGCTGCGTTTAACACTAAGATATCTTTTCTAAACGCAAATGTAGTTAACTTCTCATCTTGGATaagattatattatattaatgtgACTTTAAGGTATCTTATAATCAAAGATTTAATCATTTAGATTGGTTTCTAAGTAGACCACTGTTGGTGTGTATTCTATACTCGGACCCCATATGACTAGATTAAATGTATATGCACAGGGGTTTTCCTGCTTGGAGAAATTCTTGGCTGGCACCAAAGGAAAACCACGAACACCAAACTTCTGATTATCAGCAGCCAGCCTAGCCTCCCTCTCATCCACAACTACTGTATACAGATGCGGCTGGCTCTAAAATACTTTGCTGTGAAGCTAGCACTAATGGGATCTCCGCTTGCAGAGAGCGGCTGTACTGGACTCTCCCGGTAACCCCTGCTGAGACTGGCACAACGAGAAGTTGCTGCTGACGGGCACGGAGCACTTGGCCTTCCGCAGGAGCCCTAACTGCTGCCTGTCTCGTCGCCGCGTTAAATAGTCCAATTCCTTGTTTTGGTACAGTTGGCTTTAACACCTGATGCAAGTCATAATGgagtacacatacacaccctctAAACATTTCAAGCAGTGCCAATGGTATGAAACGGTACACACTGACTCCTAAAGGGGTGTGGCCTTGTTTCAACGTGCAGGGAGCGTAGTGTGGATggttatatttttaaatttattaatgttctttttctaatgTTGGATATTTACACAGCAAGACATATTTTGCTTCAAtgagatttgttttgtcatgaatGTTAGCTTTTCTGTGTTGCCAGATGTCGCCTGAGTTTGGTCCTGACACAAACACTTCTCAAACGAAATTAATTTTATCCGGATATGTTGTCTCAGTATGTTTATCCTTATAAAATGCAGTTTTAGTGTCAGAATGTGCTGGCAGATATATGGCTTCCACTTAGGACCTACCGCTAGTCTCCTAAAGAGGCGTGGCCGGGAAGGACCCCACTTGAAACAGGATACTACGGAGTCGGTGTCTTGGTTCTAAACTCTCTGGTATATAGAAGTTTACCACGTTGCAAACACTATCGGCATTTCCCTGTCTCCTTGAAAAGCTGCAGAGGTTGCGTCTTTCTGGTGAGCACCGTTTGATTTGAATCCAACACAGACTAAAATACATGCgcttttctttaaaattttaataaaattcAGCCTCCTTGCAGAGTTGTATGCTGTGTAGGAGCGTGCTTCCGTGGTAATTATTGAGAGATTGACCTAGGGAGCTGGCTATTTACCTGGAAGTACAACTGACActatttcatttttagtttacTAAAACTAAAGGGGTTACTCCAACTTTGATCATCAGTGTTTAAATCCTACAGAAACATGAATCGATTTTAAAGAGCATAAGAGGTTTTACCCAAagattttaaatggaaaatagtCATTTAAAGGGGGGGGGCGGGGATTTCTTCAAAATGAATGTTGAACCCTGACTGGTGCAATTCCGCATATGTTTAAATAAGGGCAATTAAAAATGCCCTCAAATCCCCACAAAgtataacaatttttttttttaagtctgtccGACAGAATGTACCTGACATTCTTGATTTGTATTTCCCCCAGCCTGAAGAAATCGACGTATTAATAGGAAAGGACCGGATGGCATTCTTCACCAGTGGGATGACCTTAGGCAATAAAAAGTGCTCCGTAATCAGAGACAGCCTCCTACTTGACGGCGACTGGACAATGGACATCCGGACAAAGAGTCAAGGAGGAGAACCAACATACAACATTTCTGTAGGCAAAGCTGGCAAAGGTGAGCACGACATCCAGTGTAAAACATTTTAGCGCTGCAGTGACAGTGTAGCCTGCTTTGGTATAGTGTCATTAGCTTAGCTACGTTTATACAtttctgtctgtgcatgtgGGATAGATCTTGAATGCACCTTTCCTCAATATATGATATACACAGGTGTTAAAATGTCTTGTGAGGAGACTGTCATTTGATTATGATCTctaggatttttttgttgtttagaaCTAAGGGGCAAGATCATATCAGATGTTAATTGGGTCAATAAGTGCTTTTATTATGCATTTTCCCTTTGTTATGtatttgtgcacgttataggtttacaaaggggaaaagcccaaagtccacccgaAGGGACTTGCCCTCTCAACAGAAAatactgttcacaaactgctccattGTGGTCTTAAAGTTATATTGCTCCCCTAGCTGtgagcgtggcacgccctcatactctgcttctgactagCTAGCAGAGCttactcccaacaaagatgccTCATCCTGTAGATAAAACAGAGCTCAACATACAGGGtgaagaggagctgcagcaatgtgcagtacaataaaatagtttttatttttaatttaaaccacgtaaacctattctagtacaATCTCCTAAATACActttatgaacctgaaaatgagcttaatatgagcactttaagttaTGGTCCTTGTCCATGCTAATAGTTCCGTCAATTATAGCACTATTGCAGTGTAATATAATTTGGATGATGTATATTAACATTGGTACGGAAAACTAAACATCTTATAGATTTACTAATGCGAGTCCTAAATGACGTGTTTCTTGCAGGGACAACAGTGTGATATGAGATGCGATTCAGTctgataaatacatttaatatttgttcaGTGTCGACGTTGTAAATAGGACCAGGCCAAAGCAAGGCTAGGACTTGATTGTAGTATGACTTCATTTTAATTAGCTAGACACTTATAACCAAATAACATGAACATCTTAAATTAAATACTCCTTTCTGTTGCTAATCTTAGGCAATaactcaaacatacagtaccagtcaaaagtttgacAGACTTTCACAACTGGACTGTAGGTCGAGGTTACTAAAGCATATAAACTCACCAAAATACATGTCTATAGTTATACCggtgtgcatgtttgtatcCTTACTTTGTGGTAAAGGTTGCACAATTAAAGCAAATTTAATTTAAGCAAATGTGTATAATAACATAATTACTgaacattcatttttatataaaattctgtcgcaaaaaatgtaaagtctaAAACCTTCAGCTTTTACAATGAACGGCTTTAAATGCCATGtgacattttggatgcaacaGTGCTTTACATTAGCAATGCTACATTTCCTAAATTGTTTCCAAGTTAAGTCCTTGTTTAGGGGCTTGCCTGAGAGTTTTGCCAGGTCTCATGTTGCTTGTATGGGCCCCAATACCCTGTCCTCGCCACTGTTCAGACACTACTAAAACTTACAGGTGAGACCAACCTGTTGCCATTCTCCACATGCTGGGCTAACTCTTTGGGCCAGGATTTACTAAAAACTGCATGCATCTTCCTCTTTCCTGGTTAACACACTCCTTCCCCTCTAAAGTAGGAATCTGTTCCCCTGCTCGTGTGCTCCCACTCGTTTCTGGTCAAATGCTCATTCAGGCACTTCAGGGCTCTTACATGTATTGAGGAGAGGTATCACAAGCATGCTGCTGTATCTGCATGTGTGCCGCCTTAGTCATGGTTGTTAGTATCCAGTAGAAGATTCACTTTCCTAGTCTTTGCTGCTGGCATGGTGTGTGTTGATTACAGATGAAACAAAGACTAGCTCAAGTGGAGTACAGGAAACTCCAGTACATCAGGGATGTGGAACGCCAATAGTACCACAAAGTTTGAAACCATACTGGTCGCTCATATATTCAAAATGGGGAAATATAAGTCACactctgtccatttatttattttggaaagaTAATAATCTGTATCTGATTCAAACAAGATGTGACTTAAATGGAATTTAAGAAACAGATTTTTCATAAAAGTAAagacattaataaatataaatggcCCAGCTCTACTGTAACTTATGTATTAAAGGAAAGAATACATTCATACAGTTGTACACTAGATGCATGAGTGCTTTTGGTTCAGGTTTTCAAAAGGAGAATGCAGTGTTACCTATCCTTTACCAAACCTGTGTTGCATTAGGACTGGATCTGTCAAGTTATCACTTGGTTTAGATTCTTACTGTAAGGCCAGAGCAtgatgtggatgtttttttttttattatatattaatagtTGAAGTGACTgattaaacattgttttaagtgGAAATAGGTAGATGTTAAAGGAAAGTTGAACAACTCTAGCTCTGAGCTTCTTTCAGTCTACAGACCTGATTAAGTAATCAGGCAAACAGCTTTGCATGCATCCTTCACATTTACTCTCCTGCTCTACTCACCCTCGTCTTCCCAACAGTAGTGTGATGTCTTGTCTCACCACCAGCAGCACTGatgagaaaatgaatgtttaGGTTCGATCCAGCTTTCAGACCAAAGCGCCGCTGTGGTTTTTGTGCCATTTGTCGTCCTCTGTAGCTGTCATGTCTGCCTGCTGCTTTTGGCTCTTTGCTCTTCTCTTTTCACTGTGATCTCTACACCTTCTCTTAATGCcccttctgtctcttttctttcagtctTGGTCTTGGTAATGGGCAAAGAAGGGGTCCATGGAGGCGGATTGAATAAGAAGGCATACTCGATGGCAAAATACTTGAGGGATTCAGGGTTTTAGTTTAGTGTAACGTAGCTTATGTGGTGTACTCGAGGGAGAGAGAAAActaacaaaaaggaaaacaaaaagcataaaactTTGAGAAACGGACCAAAAAAAGTTCAACAAGTTACTGTCAAGCCCATGTTTCACCcctaaaacaaaccaaatcGCAGGGTTCAGGCTCTGTCCTCAACAATGTAGCCCCACACTTAGCAAGGTGGCAGTAAAGAAGTGTTCTTTTCCAGTCCTGCTATCACCATGtctgttcatttattttgtttttcctttgtgtACTCCAGCATTGGTTTTTGTCATGGGGAAGGAAGGTGTCCACGGAGGACAGCTCAACAAGAAAGCATTTATGATGGCTGAATACCTGAGGAAGTCCGGATACTAAAGCAGCCTGTACCCAGCCACCTAGCAGCTCACCCTTGCCACCCTGTTGCATTTCACACTACTTCTTGACCTAGTTGGTAGTTACTTTCTTTTCTGCCTTCTCTCCTCCCCATTTGTTATCCCATATTTTGTTATCCACCCAGCTGTCCTGAACACACTTTGAGCTGTGTACTCTAACCCCCTTAAGCACTATAAGTTGATCCCTAGCAATGAGGAGCATGTTGCTTACAGGATGTCGGGACAAATGTGTAATTAACCAAGACCAGCAAAAAATTCTGGCCCAACACTTGGACAATAAACGCTATCGTGTCAATTTGAAGtagacatttctttcttttctctctgtcatggTGCCCATTACTTAATCCCTCCCTAACCCGATCTTACGCACACCCCTGCACAAGCAGCCAATGACTTTGGCGCACTTAGGCAGTAACCAAGCTCTTCAAGTTGTCTTTAATTGTCCCCCGTCATGTCTGGGAGGGGAGACGGAGTGCATATCTGTCATTGCCCTTGACCTCTCACACCCACcactgtcccccccccctccctccacacTTCCTCCTGCCAAATGTTTAGTTCCTCCCCTTTCCCTGTTTCCACATCCTGTTTGCTCAAAGCAGGCGACACTACAAACCTCACAGGAGACTCGTCTTCATCAAATGCTTGACACCAACCAACCAGTCCCCTAAAACCTTTTCTTTCAGATCCACTGCTCTGTCCTGAATACACTTTTGTAAAAGGGTAAAgtctgttggggggggggggggggtgcctaGATTGGCTCAGTTCATCATGAGTCGGATTTGGAAGCTTTGATGTTGGTAGCTTCTCCTCCCCTGCTACACAAACCCCATGGACATTCCACAGTAACAATGGCTCAGGCACttaatactgtttttttgtttgccaGCTCCTGtaatatatatcttttttctttttttttttggaaaggcTGACATTTTTGGACAGATATCCCAGCATATAACCATCTGGAGCTcttccagtttttttctttttcttttttttttttaaataggaccAAGTGTAGTCAAAGCTCGGGTGTTTATACAATAGCTCTAAATCATGTGAAGGATGACTGCTAACTCTTTTTCTGATGAAGGAAACACTAACGAGACAATGTCTCCAATGGTtaaaaatatgaagctacagggGAGGTAAGGGTGGGAGTTGATGTAGAAAATtctcacttcattttttttctttaaaaacaactgcATTTGTACAAACCCATGATGTGTTGAACTACAAAACTGTGGAATGAATTGCCTTTTACTCTAGTCAGCGGCGCTCTGGGCACGCCCGGTACTGCTAACTGTAACGTCCAAATGACAAACCCTTTCAAAAGTAGAAATGACACTCAATGGGAGATGGGATTGGTTGGAACAAAGACAGTAATGGTTGTCATGTTGAAATTAACTGCAGAACCTGTGTAACCTGTGCCATAATATAGAGAGATCTGTTGTTCGATGGAATTTACACACTGTCCACTAAGGAGTCATTTAATTGGCACTTCTCTTTAGCTACTGCTCCACTGTTTAGGCCTTTTGGGATATGTGTActcataaaaaatacagtttcaaGTCCTGTTTGCTGATTTATGttaatttcctttatttctcaccttttttttcttacatctGGGATACGGTCTCTTTAATGCATCGGATTTCATATGCATAAAACCATGAAATGCCATAAATTGATTTATCACCTTGTTTACAGACAGATCAAATAAATTTATTCCAACCAGAtaaatgtttgctgtttttaatcaCACCGAACACTATCCCACCTTCTCTTTTAATGAATActtaaacattttgggaaatgacACATATTTACCTTCTTGCTAAATAAGTCAGATGAGAAAATGGATACCATACTTATATAAAGTTActgccagttagcttagcataaagactggctCTGTCCTAAAGGCAAGTCTTCTCCTGAAATGGTTTATGCCTTCCATCAAATTAACGAGAAAATGTTAGAGATTTGAGGAATGGGACTGGATGTGTGAACGAGATTTTGTACAGTAAAACCCAGAACAATCTAAAATATGGACTAAAAACAAAccagtgaagttttttttaagcccataagttgtcatttttttgaaagatCTAAGATATCAAATGAACCTTGGAATAAGATTGTTCTGTCAACTGTAATTAGTCTTCATTATGTTTTCAGGTGttttatgcctttttatgaaataaaaatagaatgaCATGCAACCACTGTCCCCAGCAAGACTCACCACGTAGAATGCGGTTCAGGGACAGCACTTTATACCCCCAGCGCACCCTGGAACACACAAGTTAGTTCTCTCTTACCTGAGAAATTAGTAATATGAGTGTAGTGGCCACAAACTTTCCACTTGCCAATGAGCCGTACCAGACTTAAACAAGCCAATTTGTATTAGATATCAGCTCGTTACCTTTAACAAGTTTACTAGAGGAACTCGTATGTCCGATTATTCCAACACCACGTACAGTGGGGAGAACTAGTATTTGACACACTGCTGGTTTTGCAGGTTTTGCTAGTTACAAAGATGTAGAGGTCTGTCATTTTTCTCATAGGCACACTTCAACTTTGagaaaatctaaaacaaaaatccagaaaaaatcacattgaattattttaaaatattaatttgcattttattgcatgacatatgTTTTggatacatcagaaaagcagaacttggcccactcctccatacGGATcttctccagatccttcaggttCCGGGGCTGTCGCTGGGCAGTAAGGACTTTCAGCTCcttccaaagattttctattgggttcaggtctggagactggctaggccactccaggaccttgatatgcttcttactcCTAagttgccctggctgtgtgtttcgggTCGTCATGCTGGTAGACCCAGCCACGACTCATCATCAGTGCTCTTACTGAGGGAAAGAATACTAAATTCTAATAAGTAATTTCTAATACTTGCGCCTacagttgttgccttctcaccaagctgcttgcctTGTGTCCTGTAGCCCTtcccagccttgtgcaggtctacaattttatccctgatgtccttacacagccattgtggagaggttggagtctgtttgagtgtgtggacatgtgtcttttatacaggtaacgagtTCAAACAGGTACAGTTAGAACAGGTAATGAGTGGCGAACAGGAGGGCtgcttaaagaaaaactaacaggtctgGGAGAGCCAGAAATGGTACTGGTTTgtaggtgatcaaatacttatgtcctgcaaaaaaatgcaaagtaattatttaaaacacatacaatgtgattttctggagtAGTGTTTTAGattctctcacagttgaagtgcaccagacctctacatgctttgtaagtagggaAACCTGCAAAATTGGTAGTggatcaaatacttgttctccccactgtaaatgcagcacaaacaccCTTTCTTGCAATGGCATGAGTAAATTATACTTACTGAACAAGAAAGGTTAACTTGTAAAGtgtcattttacttttattgaagTGAATTCATATTGAGAACAGACATACATGAGCAGGAAAACACTAACAAgacaaaaagcatcaacagaaaaaggcaacaggtttcatgaacaaaaaaaaaacaacatgccaTGTTATGGAAAAAAGCGCATTTACTACAAACTGTTTAATTAATGAGATATGGTCAGTTATATGTGTATTACAAGGCCTATCGACCAATAAACTGCTTGTATTAAATGGAGTGATAGGTCTGGAGCAGCCACAAGAAGAATACCACAGGCAGCGCGGCGGACATAGTGTCCAGTAGAGTTCCTCCACACTgtatgcacacacgcacaatgtTGCATCTTTGCTTCGAATGGGTTTCTCAAACTGCTTTGGCTTCAATTTCTTTTAGTGTGAATCGTAACAAATAACCTGGCACCAAACAGGAGCACCTAGAAGGCTAGAAATAAATTGGCAAAACCACATTGCTGTGGCTTTAAATGTTTCTATACTTGCAGAATGTTAAGTCCATTTCTTACAAAAAGGATGCTGCAAAGCGGTTGAAGGAGTGTCAGTGTAACTCGAACATGTATGTACAATAATGAAACTTTCCCATCATCTGAAACATGTAGGATagaagataaagataaaaacGTAACTTATTGTGATCTATACTTTTATACACAGTAGTTTTACAGAACAAGGGTTGATTTTAGGTGACTTTTCCACCTCTCTTg
This sequence is a window from Etheostoma cragini isolate CJK2018 chromosome 9, CSU_Ecrag_1.0, whole genome shotgun sequence. Protein-coding genes within it:
- the LOC117951094 gene encoding profilin-2-like isoform X1, which gives rise to MSWQSYVDNLMADGSCQDAAIVGYTDAKYVWASFVGGTFANITPEEIDVLIGKDRMAFFTSGMTLGNKKCSVIRDSLLLDGDWTMDIRTKSQGGEPTYNISVGKAGKALVFVMGKEGVHGGQLNKKAFMMAEYLRKSGY
- the LOC117951094 gene encoding profilin-2-like isoform X2; amino-acid sequence: MSWQSYVDNLMADGSCQDAAIVGYTDAKYVWASFVGGTFANITPEEIDVLIGKDRMAFFTSGMTLGNKKCSVIRDSLLLDGDWTMDIRTKSQGGEPTYNISVGKAGKVLVLVMGKEGVHGGGLNKKAYSMAKYLRDSGF